The Pseudoliparis swirei isolate HS2019 ecotype Mariana Trench chromosome 19, NWPU_hadal_v1, whole genome shotgun sequence genomic sequence AGGGGAGAAGCTAGATGCTGCTTCATGTCTTCTGGGAGACCAGGTGGCGGTGCAGAGTCAGATATGTGGGTCGAGTCATCAGAAACCACCTCAGTGACAACGGGCAGACTTTATGACCACGCCATAAGTCTTCTGCCACAGAGGACAGCTCTGTGGACAGAAGACGTTaaaaccagtggcggctggtgaatttttggggggcagtttaaatagcactcaacaatgagaagaaaagaggttttgagtagaatattgtaaaaaacaaagcttgatttcaagaacacagcgtgctcaacactgtccaataacaactatcaacacactgtgactttgggcatgagaggttcagagcagctttaaggaacattgggttgggtttcagaggtttgcaaaataaaagagtttcaccctcacatgaaagaggttcagagcagaatagagccagagagatcacatgttacattgggggacagagcagacccactactgtaaagacaagtagctcctctctttaaagttggcaaacgtctcaataactctctggttaaagtcaatcatgtctgtaaccagcctgtttcattattcttgagggaatgtgtctgtttttcagaacttcttcattgtgtttcgatgccagttcggtctcctactgctctgcatgaagctaactcgctaacagctgttagcgagttagctccatgctcttagctagataactgcggcaagattcgtgctttacacttgtctgaagctctgtagatccctcaccccgttgtagtccagagagtttcagtcccaggactttggaacaacagacagggggaacaaaaaacgaattactcatggagcattcagctaaccagctccggttagcatatcggctagaggagaacctccgggtgtacgtcctcccgcggtcagcgatttgctgctgaatttttaattccggatgttcgggtcccaactctttcagcctcttcttatcaatatctgaccgtcgatcgaaaggtctttcgcgtagagataccacagagttttcagtcaccgacgccatgctaacaacgagcttctgctagctatgttgctcgcgtacctgcgtggaggtggagctccctggcagggttgccaggtctgtgagataaaaccagcccaatatcagaactcaaaatatgcccgtgccaaaccatatacactgcttttaaagtccaacagcattgctatcattgccaaatgtattgtaatatctacaaagtaacaacatatgtttagtttgccagcattaaaagcagttatttcacctaggtcctaaaatggccttgtgtaattagatacagtatattatcataaataaaatgtgtgtacgtgctgatctggagtcagtttggtaggatttgggtatgaataaattatttcatttaaaatatggatttttatttaaagatattcatgtaatttgcatgcaaaataggtctacccgaaccaaggacaaaaaattcaacccgcgcaacacttcaaaagtggcccgattccgcaggaaaaccgcggacctggcaacactgctctatgggctgagggaacatacgggtctctgatctgcccaataatccaatcgcgtgcgcacgtTTTGCGCCCAAGAttcagtttcatccgccaatgtgaagccggtcattgccaaaacgactgaaatgttgtatcgatgcgtacacacacgttagaccagcgcctcgaaaagggagggcttctctccgtgataatggcgatatattatattttttcacattaacttaagtggttgttgacaggctgacggtctcccacacacatttagcgcgtcaacacggtatatttactatttaaatgatttggcatatgttttttgacaggattttttttttcttcttcttctttttttttcatctccaaattttaagaggggtggCGCACCatcgccccctatggacgaaccgccactggttaAAACTGCTCTGTGCAGAGCCGACTACACTTCCCCCACAGGCCaccggggaaggggggggggggcagtcatcGGACATTAAACAGATTCAGTTCAAGAGTCAGAGTCCGGCTCACGAGCCAGTCAGATGTTTGAGACTCCATGTTGAGGAACTTTAAATGCAAATTTAAATGTCAACTAAATGACTCCAGAGCGACACAAGGTGTTCTTCTTGTTGGAACAAGGTTCTGTTATTTATATCTTCTGATTGTGTTTCACATGTTGTATATGTTGCTATAAGAactcatgagtctggaataaaatcAGTTAGTCCTGAATTATTAATTCACCACTCTAACAAGGCCTCTCAGATAAAGGGGGCGTGTTCCAAGAGTTTACAGGTGGTAAAACAGATGgtccaacaacacacacacacacacacactccagctgTGCTGCTGTAGAGGTGAATCGACATCATCCGCAATTTCCTCCAAACATTGTCTGTGAGCGTTGAGGAGCTCAGGAGCCCGTCGTGATGTTCATGGACCGGCAGAGGAAGGAGAACCTcccggaggaggtggaggagatgaggcgCTATGAGGAGCGCTGGCCTCCTAGAGCCTCTCCTTCTGAAACAGGAAGCTCCTCACACATGTGGAGGGAGAGATACGGTTTCGCTCTCAGAGgtctgagggagagagtcgGCTCATTGTTGTGgagaaaagacaaagacacagaatcCTGCTTCAACAGTTTGAGCCGCTGCATATTTAAAGGTCTCACACTAAATCTTTATGAAAGAAGAATATTAAATGACTCTCCCCTTAAATACTAATAACTTCCCCGACCCTGGCGGACATGTGTTCACCGGGCTGGAGGCGTGCGAGTGCAGCGATGACGTCATGAGAACAGAGAGCCTCAGATCGTCTTTCTTCATGGGATGTGGAGGGTCACGAGCACAGAGTTCAGAATATACAACGAACCAGGGATATGAAAACAACTCTGAGTTATTAATACGACGAGAGGGAAATTAGTTATGTACATATTGTTCCAGGTGATGAATGGGTTTGTTCAAGGAAAAGGTCAGACACTTGTTTCCTTCACGGCGACTGCTTCCCTCTGATCTCATGGGGTAATGTATTCCAGTGAGACGGCAGGAGTCCATCAGACGAGACGGATGAGACCCAGGAGACGAGAGGACCGTCTGGTGGAGACGAGGAGCATCCCAGGAATGCTGAGGAAGCAGAGCTCTCCTGGCTCCAGGacaaaggaggaaggaaaagaggaTTCAGGGAGCAAGGAAACCAGCTTGCTCTCACACGGCGACGCGTCACGGACCAATCAACACAAAGAAGATCACGATGTTCTTCACAGTCCAACAGAAACAGGCTGGTGACTCATCATGAAGTAATGGATGATGCAACACTCTGCCGCGATGAGGCCAGGCCAGTAGAATCAGACGTCAACAGCACCGACTGGCATCTGATCCTCAGACTCTGGAACACACGGATCCATCCGGACCCACGGCGCCTGTACCGAGCCTTCTGACCGCCAACGTCTTCATCGTGGTATCGCCTCTAAACGAAGGTCTGGTTGAGCTTCTCGTCTCATCGGCTCCAAAGACCTCCCATTAAACTATTGCAGGCCAAGTGAGCGTCTCCctggggatatatatatataaaaaatatatatgtatttatatataaatatctatatatatatatatttagatataaatatctatttatatatataaaaaatatatatgtatttagatataaatatctatttatatatatatataaaatatatatatatgtatttatatataaatatctatttatatatataaatattagggctgtcggcgttaacgcgttaatctatgcgattaatttggccgcgttaacgcactaaaatattttagcgcaattaactcaactttgtttacttccggtgtgcgttgaagtttttacactcctctgagtgtcaaaccgcggcagtacggtttgacaccgtttccgtttttaaaacaattatttctccgcgaaaataaggatcataaatgagtttaactcgtggatgaatcagtcgggtttcctcctgctcctccttcctcccgtctccccctctgatacacagaggaacgaaggggcgacgtgtcgggggacgcggcgcggaaagaactcgtcacacgaaaccttcaccgtgattggtcaatccgtttgtctgtcaacatttcgggaaaaaaacaaccaatgaacactcagtaaatcacaaaggacctcccacctcacaggtaaggctcattcgcagcctgtcagtcagagagcagagaacacggcgcgaggacaatgagcctcattgaatagagctgagattgttctggaatgtttgatgtagaacacgtgggggtgtgtcatatgaaaacgcctttaaaaggtgaattaaaatgtttttgtaaaatgtataaaatgcccccagcctccagagggttaacgtgacatatgtgaatgtcagtcagttaccaaggccactggttctgctgttcagtgttaaagatgacaggaccaatgtgtctcaatatacttattttttcttactaatctggatgtttcaatttatcatccacaatattaaatacctcactggcactttataggtaggagcctctttgaaaacaaagctctgtgaagttttgtctttaaaaagaagaaaactaacttttaatcgcgattaatgaatttcaaaatatgcgattaattagttaatttttttttatcgattgacagctctaataaatatctatttatatatataaatgtatttatataatttaaatatatatatatatccagagGAGGAACACTGCCCAACAGGGGCTGTactccttatatatatatatatattttaaatgtatttattcatatatatatataaatataaatagatatctCTCTCTGAGGAGTACAGCCCCTCCTCTGGACCCTGTGGTTCACTGTCCAGTGTGCTATGATAAGCACCAGGAGAGCCAACAGAAGTCAACAGAGAGCCTGTCACATCTCCACGTACGGCAGCCTGGTGGACATCAGCTCCCGTTAAGGATCCAGACTGAGCTGGACCGGTTTGGGTTTTAAAGAGCGGGAGCCGTGATGTCACAGCGAGCTGCTCAGACTAACCTGACCATGAAAGACTCTGCACTGCAGAACATGGAGGAGCCATCTGAGGGCAGGACGCAGCATGCGTGACGAACGTGGGTCAGAACAACCGGCTTCCTGCACCGGCTGATTATCCAAATACCGGCTCACATCCACCCCACAGCACGCCAGTCTCCacggtgatgacatcacaccgctCAGCTGCCGGTCTCTCGTGAGAAGAAGAACCCGTAGTCGTGGATGCAAGGGGAACATTGGGTCTCAGAGAGCAGACATGTCCCGACATGGCTGGGgtagctccgcccccccacAGGGTGACgccacctctacacacacctcGACAGGTAcgacacacacccccacacacacacacacactctctttcggCCGTGCTGGTCCTCATGTGAGACCGTGTGTGATGTAACTCctgataaataaaacatcttgaatcttgaatcttgatccTCTCCGACAGGAAGCTGCAACGTTGAACACCGCTGGTCAAAGAAACGTCTCTGCAGCCTCTTGTAAAGTCTCAGCGCCACAGCGCCAGGCTGCCAGATCTGTGAGCGCAGGCAGCCATGTTGgaatgatgttgtgtgtgtgtgcatgtgtgtgtgtgtctgtaagtgtgtgtgtgtgtatcaggcaAAGTAGGGCTGCGCTTATAAGGGCTGGAAAGTGGTTGCTGCTCTCTTCAAGTATTTAAATTCATCCGCTGACCGAACATGGAGACGCAGCCAGCAGCACGCCGTCGGCACGCCGGAAAGGAGTGAGCACACAGGAGAGACGCTCAGGTGGACTCATGGCGTGGAGGCCGAGACGACTCCACGCGATGCACGTGTGTTATGCATGTTGTACTTGTTGACATCAAGCTTACCCTGGACACGGTGAGCGGCATGCTGAAGTCCTTGCCCCCCTGCAGCCGGAAGCCCCAGGGCGCCGGGCCGCTGAGGGTCACCGAGTAGACGCTCATGGCctgggagaggagacgagaggagaggaaacagattTAATCAAAAGAGCGTCATGTTGGCTCGTGCTCCAGCACATTCCTCACAGGAACATGTGTCGACATCATCGAGGAGAGAAAGTTACGTCTGTAAAGGTTTAAGACAAAAACGTATCGGATAAATAATCAATTTAACTCTCGCATAACAAGAATACACCAGATCTGAGACATATTGTTCATCAACATGTGGACCCTCAGGCGAGCGTCAGGTGAGGGTCCACATGGAGGACGGCGCATGTGAGACGTTCCCACAATGCAGAGGACAGAAACATCAAGCTGGACGGTCACAGCAGCGCTGAACTCTCAGAGAACAGACGTCtctctgtacgtgtgtgtacacacacacacacacacacacacacacacacacacacacacacacacacacacacacacacacacacacacacacacacacacacacacacacacacacacacacacacacacacacacacacacacacacacacacacacacacacacacacacacacacacaaaaccgtGTGAAGCGACTTTGCCCGCTGACTGAACTAGAACCAGCAAGTCACCAAAGAACTCGTTATTTTAGAAACCAAAGGCAACTTCACCGAGTCGCCCAGGAGTtacagctgacctctgacctctgggcctgaccccctcccccctccccctcctccaggtgTCAGACCCACCTTGTCCTGGAGGTCTGTCCCTCAGccccgtcgcccccccccccccccgcccccgctgCTGTCTGCAGCCTTCGCCTCGCTCCTTAGAGGCTATATAAGGAATGTAAAACTACACCAAACTATTTCAGCCCAACACCCACATGAgtcacagagggggggggggaggggggacgtCCACTCGCCCGAGATTCTGGCAGAAGCCTCGACATTAAAGGCCAGAGACGTGTTTTTAGTGTTTGTTGACTTCAGCACGACGAGGCAGCGAGAGCAACGGGTCCAACATTCCTCCAGGAAGCACGAAGCAGACCAGCAATTATATTTAACATCTTAAAGTCCTTAAAGCAACAGAGACGCTGCTGTGGGGCTCCTCTGCTCCAGGATACGGGAACACACTTCACACGAGGAGCTTCCATCAGAGACCTTCATGGTTTACAGAAACACTTCAGACCTCCAGGGAGGAAGTTCAGAGCAGCAGCACCAGGAGACGGAGGTCCACAGCATCCATTATTCAGAGGTTCAGAACATCAGGAGAAACCAGAAGCATCCGGATTAAATACACAACTATATTAAGAGAGGAGACGTCAACATGCTGTCATGCATGGGGTCCCCAAGAGGGGGGTGGGGTCCCTGTGAACGTTGCTCAATATGCGCAATGGGGACTTTAAAAAGCGCCGGTTACCGGCTGGAGACGGTCGGTCGGGACCACGGTGCAGGGAGGACCCGGTCCCGTTCACACCGGGGTTAGGGGGGTTAGTGCAGGGAGGAACACGGAAACCGGCTCCAACAAAGACCGGTGGGCGGAGAGCGCGGAGCCGACGCACGAGCCTCGACCGGGAGTGACGGAGCCCGGTCGAGAACTTAAAGACGGGGAAGTTTGGAAAACAAtaacttctcacacacacacgcgcgcgcgcacggagGAATGCGTTCCAATGCGCGGACACGTGAACGCGCTCACCTCTTGTGCCTCTCCGAACATCTCCAGTCGGTCTATCGGTGGTGAGGTAACGCTCTGCGGTCTCAGGTCTCTCGGTAAGCGGTAACGGGTTCCTTCCTCCAGGACGTCAGGAAGCCACCGTGGATCCGTCGGTGAGCAGCAGGATCTTCCCCTCACATTCTTTTAGTAGGACTGAAACGTCAGAAGTCACATGGGCCgctgcgggaggaggaggaagaggaagaggaggccgagCTTCACTGAGGAGTCCACGTCAATCACCAGAGGACTGTTTATgacactttaaaaagaaaatacatccTTTATAAAAAGGTGTAAGTTATAACTATGTTACTCTAAGGTATAACTGTTACTTTAAGTTATAACTATGTTACTCTAAGTTATAactattgtagcgaccctgtgaataTGTTACTCTAAGTTATAATTATGTTACTCTAAGTTATAATTACATAAATTATAACTGTTACGAGTTATGTTAGAAGGATTTGGTAAGAACTACTTTAAGGTTGCCAAGttgcaaaactaaataaaatggaCGATGTTAATTTAAGTTATTCTACGTGAGTATATTTGTTTCTGATACTAAAAACTAACTAAATAACGTTTgacgttttaaaataaatttaaagaaATGTGCACAATGTTATTGCTACCCTTATTTAGGTAAtggattttgttttgttattcttAAAAATCGTTTCTAAATAGGTTGTATGTGTGGTATTTTAACAAGAACctgactttaaaaataaataatgtaatgtgTTGTTTAAATCGTCTGCTTAGCTGCATTTTGTGTATAAATGTAACGCCTATTCTTATGAGTATAAGTAACGGCAAcattaaggatgggttaaaagCAGAGACCAAATTTCAtgaatgttttattaaaaaattgCAATACGACCAATAAACACGTCATGTTGTTTCCACGTCACTCTGAGGCGTGGCGATGCCGCAGGTGGCCACCAGGTGGCGCCAGACCGCCGCCCCGGGGACCGGTCCCCTGCTCCATCAGCGGAGCGGCCATGAATCATCAGTGAGGGTCGAAGATAGATGGTTTATTACAGACTAGTTTGATTGCCCGGTTGCTTACAGTAGTTTGACGTTACCGTGTAATATCTGACATTAGAGAACACACATTTAGTCTTTCATCGACGTTTCTCTCGACGCGGTGACGCGGAACCCGAACAAGCTGCGCAGCTCAACTTGTCAACACTTTGTGAAAGATGGCGGACGCCGGCGCGCACCCGACCGAGGAGGACCCCGCCGCCGCGTTCCTGGCGCAGCAGGAGAGCGAGATCGCGGGGATCGAGAACGACGGAGACGGGTTCGGGTCGCTGGAAGAAGCGGACGACGGAGAGCAGACGTCCGCTCCGGAGCCGGAACCGGAGCTCAAGCCGGAGCCGACACCGGCCAGCTACGGCAAGTTTAGTGTCATCTTCggctggcagacgagctaacgAGCTAGCTCCCGATTCCGTGGTCCGGACCGGGCCGGTACCGGAGTTAGCTCGCGTTAGAGCCGTTAGCAGAACAATGGCGTCACGGGTTGAGACGGTGGGCTCCTGGACGTTAGCCGCTCAGAGCTAACTGACCGACTCCGTAGGTTACGTTAGTGAACGTAGATTCAGCAGCGCGTCCAGCCGACGTCAAAACTGACGTACGTGAACGTAGATTGAGACCAAGCACGTTCAGTCACGTTATAAACGTTATATATTACGGTAGCTATTAAACTGAGCTAATGCTGGGCTAACAGGACACATGCTAGCTCGCGGGTCATACCGGAAAAACCGGTTACGTTAGTTAACTGACGGAGCTGCGGACGAACAGGTGCAGCCGCATTGCTGAGGCGTAATGTCACCTGCACAGGAGAGATCACAGCTAGACCAGGAGaaagctcctctcagctcctctcagctcccctcagctcctccaggagaaagctcctctcagctcctctcagctcctccaggaaaaagctcctctcagctcctccaggagaaagctcctctcagctcctctcagctcctccaggagaaagctcctctcagctcccctcagctcctctcagctcctccaggagaaagctcctctcagctcctctcagctcctccaggagaaagctcctctcagctcccctcagctcctccaggagaaagctcctctcagctcctctcagctcctccaggagaaagctcctctcagctcccctcagctcctccaggagaaagctcctctcagctcctcacTAACAGACTTCTCTGTTTTGCTTCAACAATGTCAGACGCTTTGGAAGATGAGCCCTCCACCGAGAACGAGGACTTGTACCAGGTGAGCTCCACATGCACCTGCAGCCTGCTCTATCTTCAATTATGTGCAACGTGTATACcttttgtgtgtttagtttctACGTGTTCTACTTCCTGCCCAAGTTATACAAACATGTAAATAAACTATTTAAATCCAACACATTGGTCTTAGTAATAAAGCTCATCACAACAAGAGTGTTGTTACAGTACCAGAGGAGAGGCTTCTGGACCAGAGTCGTTTCCTGAGAgattctccttccctttgcaGGTGTTCCAACTTAACGTAATTAGCAGCCTGCtggtggtgcattatgggagttGCAGTCTTTTAGCCAGTGTGTTTTTTAAGCTTGATTACttcacctttttgtttttatcctGGCATTCCTTCACGGTTTGAAGTACTTTACATAGAACTACTTTACGTATGATCACGTTGTATATTGTTTTAATTCTAATGGAGTAAATGATTCACGTCCTCCTCAAGGAGGCCAACGGCCCGACGGACGGCTACGCCGCCATCGCCCAGGTGGACGTCCAGAGACAAGAGCCGGAGAGCTTAcgcaggtggagggaggagcagaagacACGCCTCGAAGCTTTAGGTGAGGGAGACATGAGTCACTgggacatgtagtcctctacgTCCCcactggaggactacatgtagtcctctaCATCCCcactggaggactacatgtagtcctctaCATCCCcactggaggactacatgtagtcctctaCATCCCcactggaggactacatgtagtcctctaggtccccactagaggactacatgtagtcctctaCATCCCcactggaggactacatgtagtcctctaggtccccactagaggactacatgtagtcctctaCATCCCcactggaggactacatgtcctCTAGGTCCCCACTAGAGGACTCTGACGTGTCCTCTAGGTCCCCACTGGAGGACTCTGACGTGTCCTCTAGGTCCCCACTAGAGGACtctgacatgtagtcctctaggtcCCCACTGGAGGACTCTGATGTGTCGTCCTCTAGGTCCCCACTAGAGGACTCTGATGTGTCCTCTAGGTCCCCACTAGAGGACtctgacatgtagtcctctaggtcCCCACTAAAGGACTCTGATGTGTCCTCTAGGTCCCCACTAGAGGACtctgacatgtagtcctctaggtcCCCACTGGAGGACTCTGACGTGTCCTCTAGGTCCCCACTAGAGGACTCTGACGTGTCCTCTAGGTCCCCACTAGAGGACTCTGATGTGTAGTCCTCTAGGTCCCCACTAGAGGACTCTGACATGTCCTCTAGGTCCCCACTAGAGGACTCTGATGTGTAGTCCTCTAGGTCCCCACTAGAGGACTCTGACATGTCCTCTAGGTCC encodes the following:
- the cltb gene encoding clathrin light chain B isoform X2: MADAGAHPTEEDPAAAFLAQQESEIAGIENDGDGFGSLEEADDGEQTSAPEPEPELKPEPTPASYDALEDEPSTENEDLYQEANGPTDGYAAIAQVDVQRQEPESLRRWREEQKTRLEALDLASKAAEAEWREKAKKELEDWHVHQSDQMGKNKVNNRASEEDSLAEDGGADGPGSEWGRVAHLCDFNPKTSRQAKDVSRMRSVLISLKQAPLVR
- the cltb gene encoding clathrin light chain B isoform X1 yields the protein MADAGAHPTEEDPAAAFLAQQESEIAGIENDGDGFGSLEEADDGEQTSAPEPEPELKPEPTPASYDALEDEPSTENEDLYQEANGPTDGYAAIAQVDVQRQEPESLRRWREEQKTRLEALDLASKAAEAEWREKAKKELEDWHVHQSDQMGKNKVNNRIADKAFYKQPNADVVGFVASEEDSLAEDGGADGPGSEWGRVAHLCDFNPKTSRQAKDVSRMRSVLISLKQAPLVR